Proteins encoded within one genomic window of Phototrophicus methaneseepsis:
- a CDS encoding glutaminase family protein: MNQLRPPAVPLVVNDPYMSVWSTTDTLTERWTSHWTGTRQTLFGMLRIDGQAYRFMGLSTRHYGIDIPAMTQTSVEVLPTRTIYQFEAAGIQLALTFVTPLLPHDLDVMSRPVTYVDFDVEPMDGQAHDVALYFDIGSDWVVNTVEQRIVWGRHRLNDRDVLWMGSTEQDILGKSGDDLRIDWGYLYTLSSGDGAYRAVLGNDTETRPQFALTGEMPNRDDAEMPRPVDNRPPMVVSAWGFDLGSVTGPVTRQLIIAYDDIFSVEYMYRKLRPYWRRNGASLMDMLEAALNEADTLRQVCQDYDAELMADMRAVGGDAFAALGALAFRQCIGGHKLTADLDGTPLFFSKENFSNGCMDTVDIFYPSSPFFLLFNPELLRGQLTPIMDYVMSPRWKFPFAPHDIGRYPLGNGQVYGGGEKSELNQMPIEECGNMLVLLTAICQVDGDTGYAERYWDALSGWAAYLSEKGLDPENQLCTDDFAGHLAHNVNLSLKAIMGIGAYAWLCEARGLNEEAASYRAQAEQMVQQWQEMADNGDHYRLTFDQADTWSQKYNIVWDKLLGLNLFPAEVAQKEIAYYKTKQGRYGLPLDNRSTYTKLDWIVWTATLAETDEDFQTFIEPVYKWMNETESRVPLNDWYYTDSGKQVGFQARPVVGGVYMPLLYKPEIWQKWLQKNNQ, from the coding sequence ATGAATCAACTACGTCCACCCGCGGTACCCTTGGTCGTCAACGACCCCTATATGAGTGTGTGGTCGACCACGGATACATTGACTGAACGCTGGACATCCCACTGGACAGGGACACGCCAGACCTTATTCGGTATGCTGCGCATTGATGGGCAGGCGTATCGCTTCATGGGCCTGAGCACCCGGCATTATGGTATCGACATCCCGGCCATGACGCAGACGAGCGTTGAGGTCCTCCCGACGCGGACTATTTACCAGTTCGAAGCGGCAGGGATTCAACTGGCGCTGACCTTTGTGACGCCTTTGCTGCCGCACGATCTCGATGTGATGTCGCGGCCCGTGACCTATGTCGATTTTGATGTCGAACCTATGGATGGGCAGGCGCATGATGTCGCGTTGTATTTCGACATTGGCTCCGATTGGGTGGTGAACACTGTTGAGCAGCGTATCGTGTGGGGGCGGCATCGCCTCAATGATCGTGATGTGCTGTGGATGGGCTCAACAGAGCAGGATATCCTGGGTAAATCCGGCGATGATCTGCGCATTGATTGGGGTTACCTCTATACCCTGAGCAGCGGCGACGGTGCGTATCGGGCGGTATTAGGTAATGATACGGAAACTCGCCCGCAGTTTGCCCTCACGGGCGAGATGCCCAACCGGGATGATGCGGAGATGCCGCGCCCGGTTGATAATCGCCCGCCGATGGTCGTCTCTGCGTGGGGCTTTGATTTAGGCTCTGTAACAGGGCCTGTCACGCGGCAGTTAATCATCGCTTATGATGACATTTTCTCGGTTGAGTATATGTATCGTAAGCTGCGCCCGTACTGGCGGCGCAATGGCGCGAGCCTGATGGACATGCTAGAAGCCGCGCTCAACGAAGCGGATACGCTGCGGCAGGTATGCCAGGACTATGACGCTGAACTCATGGCAGATATGCGTGCGGTTGGTGGGGATGCCTTCGCCGCTCTGGGCGCGTTAGCGTTCCGGCAATGTATTGGTGGGCACAAGTTAACCGCAGACCTGGACGGCACGCCGCTGTTCTTCTCTAAAGAGAACTTCAGCAATGGCTGCATGGATACCGTCGATATTTTCTACCCGTCCAGCCCCTTCTTCTTACTGTTCAATCCTGAACTGCTGCGCGGCCAGCTTACGCCCATTATGGACTACGTGATGTCTCCGCGGTGGAAATTCCCCTTTGCGCCGCATGATATCGGTCGTTACCCGCTTGGGAACGGGCAGGTCTACGGCGGTGGTGAAAAATCCGAACTCAACCAGATGCCTATCGAAGAATGTGGCAATATGCTCGTGCTCCTGACGGCAATATGCCAGGTCGATGGTGATACCGGTTATGCAGAACGCTATTGGGATGCGCTCAGTGGATGGGCAGCTTACCTCAGCGAAAAGGGCCTTGACCCTGAAAACCAGCTCTGCACGGATGACTTTGCGGGGCATCTGGCCCATAACGTCAACCTGTCGCTCAAAGCGATTATGGGCATTGGGGCCTATGCCTGGTTATGCGAGGCACGCGGCCTGAATGAAGAAGCGGCTTCTTATCGCGCACAGGCTGAACAGATGGTTCAGCAGTGGCAGGAGATGGCCGATAATGGCGATCATTATCGCCTGACCTTCGACCAAGCCGATACCTGGAGCCAGAAGTACAACATCGTCTGGGATAAGCTGCTCGGGTTGAACCTGTTCCCGGCGGAAGTGGCCCAGAAAGAAATCGCCTACTATAAGACCAAGCAGGGGCGCTATGGCCTGCCGCTCGATAATCGCAGCACCTATACCAAGCTCGACTGGATTGTCTGGACGGCGACCCTTGCCGAAACAGACGAGGACTTCCAGACATTCATTGAGCCGGTTTATAAATGGATGAACGAAACCGAAAGCCGCGTTCCGCTCAACGATTGGTACTATACCGATAGTGGTAAGCAAGTTGGCTTCCAGGCGCGCCCGGTTGTTGGTGGCGTGTATATGCCGCTGCTGTACAAACCGGAAATCTGGCAAAAGTGGTTGCAGAAGAACAATCAGTAA
- a CDS encoding glycoside hydrolase family 2 protein codes for MIPRSEYPRPQFVRSDWLCLNGEWQFEIDQGDSGLERGLLQRDLDSHIVVPFAPESKLSGIENLDYLEAVWYRRTVTIPSQWAEQRVLLHFQAVDYDATVWVDDVEVGRHRGGFSPFTCDITAAATPGSEVTITVRARDSHLPPQPRGKQARLFGPEGAIYVRTTGIWQTVWLEPVPMVALRRPRITPDVTNSVFRLEQPLSNNAPGFRLKAVLKDENGEVVTAECAADVELSPRIDLPIPADRRRLWSTEDPHLYDIEISLIDGEGHVVDTVTSYAGLRSIAIDGKAIKINGKPVFQRLVLDQGYYPDGIMTAPSDEDLISDIELSMAAGFNGARLHQKVFEERFLYHADRLGYLVWGEFGDWGCSHMGRPDDEHQRPGADYITQWLEVLERDYSHPSIIGWCPLNETWQRITDRITMLDDVTQGMYLAAKAMDTTRPVLDTSGYSHRVPFADVYDSHDYTQDPDTFAARHAGLANDDPYINGHDEDKSISWSVPYQGQPYFVSEFGGIWWNPDVKEGEDSWGYGNRPTSIEEFYDRFEKLCWILLDDVNMFGYCYTQLTDIYQEQNGIYKYDRSQKFDMDRIRNAQIKPAAIER; via the coding sequence ATGATTCCTCGCAGCGAGTATCCTCGCCCACAATTTGTACGATCGGACTGGTTGTGCCTGAATGGCGAATGGCAGTTTGAGATTGACCAGGGAGACAGTGGCCTTGAACGTGGCTTGCTCCAACGCGATCTGGACAGCCACATCGTTGTGCCGTTCGCACCAGAGAGCAAATTATCCGGTATTGAAAATCTCGACTATCTGGAAGCCGTATGGTATCGCCGGACGGTGACGATTCCTTCTCAGTGGGCCGAGCAGCGAGTGCTGCTGCATTTCCAGGCTGTGGATTATGACGCAACCGTATGGGTTGATGATGTGGAAGTCGGGCGTCATCGGGGCGGCTTTTCGCCGTTTACGTGTGATATAACGGCAGCAGCCACACCCGGCAGCGAAGTAACGATTACAGTCCGTGCCCGTGACAGCCATCTTCCGCCACAGCCACGTGGCAAACAAGCCCGCCTATTCGGCCCAGAGGGTGCGATTTATGTGCGTACAACGGGCATCTGGCAGACGGTTTGGTTGGAGCCTGTGCCGATGGTTGCCCTGCGCCGTCCGCGTATTACCCCGGACGTCACCAATAGCGTCTTCCGCCTGGAGCAGCCTCTGAGCAACAACGCCCCCGGCTTCCGCTTGAAAGCCGTTCTAAAGGATGAAAATGGCGAAGTCGTCACGGCAGAGTGTGCGGCTGATGTGGAGCTTTCCCCGCGTATTGATTTGCCCATTCCTGCGGATCGTCGCCGCCTGTGGTCTACAGAGGACCCGCATCTTTATGATATTGAAATCAGCCTGATTGATGGTGAGGGTCATGTGGTGGATACCGTGACCAGCTATGCGGGCCTGCGCAGCATCGCCATCGACGGAAAAGCCATCAAGATCAATGGCAAACCAGTTTTTCAGCGTTTGGTGCTGGACCAGGGTTATTACCCTGATGGCATTATGACGGCACCCAGCGACGAAGACCTCATCAGCGATATTGAATTGAGTATGGCCGCTGGCTTTAACGGTGCTCGCCTCCATCAGAAGGTCTTTGAAGAGCGCTTCTTGTATCACGCGGATCGCTTGGGCTACCTCGTATGGGGTGAGTTCGGCGATTGGGGCTGTAGCCATATGGGCCGGCCAGATGACGAACACCAGAGGCCCGGCGCAGACTACATCACGCAGTGGCTAGAAGTGCTGGAACGCGATTATTCCCATCCGAGTATCATCGGTTGGTGCCCCCTGAACGAAACCTGGCAGCGCATCACGGACCGTATCACCATGCTGGATGACGTCACACAAGGCATGTACCTAGCAGCAAAAGCGATGGATACGACCCGCCCTGTGCTGGATACATCCGGCTATTCGCATCGTGTTCCTTTTGCGGATGTGTATGATAGCCATGATTACACCCAGGACCCGGATACTTTTGCAGCGCGTCATGCTGGCCTTGCAAACGATGACCCCTATATCAATGGCCATGATGAAGACAAAAGCATAAGCTGGTCTGTACCGTATCAAGGGCAGCCTTACTTTGTCAGTGAGTTTGGGGGTATCTGGTGGAACCCGGATGTAAAAGAAGGCGAAGATTCCTGGGGGTATGGCAACAGACCCACTTCCATTGAGGAATTCTATGATCGCTTTGAAAAACTGTGTTGGATTCTCCTTGATGATGTGAATATGTTCGGTTATTGCTATACCCAGCTTACGGACATCTATCAAGAACAGAATGGTATCTATAAGTATGATCGCAGCCAGAAGTTCGATATGGACCGCATCCGCAACGCGCAGATTAAGCCAGCGGCTATCGAGCGATAA
- a CDS encoding extracellular solute-binding protein, translating to MKKTTVFLSMLLLLALAISPITAQEPIEFMRFFGECEDEYSDIADLSDPSNFAGECSIIQIMTNAYNAENPDNAVTTTVVDWPGYTELNTRLAAGDAPDVMILHGIRIPNYASRGLLTPLDPYLEQYGIDINDFTDTARSYVSYEDQLYGIPLDVHGHLYYINLDLWEQAGMLDENGMPIIPTNVDDWRAAAQTFYDATGVPFFEFPAGGTDMSRDWMALVYQQGGTIQDDAGNPTVNTPEGLAALELILSVYDGVMSSETGATDRVEAFANNLTGSTREGTWQVNNIDAQAASPDIPLERFYVTSFPQFFDQPATWSSTHAMIVPLGLNPDPERIDRVMKFLSWMNEHNSAWAYTGHVPVNKSFLESADFEAIPHRGEYANFSTEAVPMPRLNWVTAFEDIMNEEIQSAVLGDKSAEQALADAQSRFDDFAAFGQ from the coding sequence ATGAAAAAAACAACCGTATTCCTTTCGATGCTGCTGCTACTCGCATTAGCCATCAGCCCGATAACGGCACAGGAACCTATCGAGTTTATGCGTTTCTTCGGTGAATGCGAAGATGAATACAGCGATATCGCCGATCTGAGTGATCCCAGCAACTTTGCGGGTGAATGCTCAATCATCCAGATTATGACGAACGCTTATAACGCAGAAAATCCTGACAACGCTGTGACGACCACCGTTGTGGATTGGCCTGGTTACACAGAACTCAATACACGTCTGGCTGCTGGTGATGCCCCGGACGTCATGATTCTGCACGGTATTCGTATCCCGAACTATGCTTCCCGTGGTTTGCTGACGCCGCTGGATCCTTATTTAGAGCAATACGGCATTGATATCAATGACTTCACAGATACAGCCCGCTCTTATGTGAGCTATGAAGACCAGCTTTACGGTATCCCGCTGGATGTTCACGGCCATCTGTATTACATCAACCTCGACCTGTGGGAACAGGCTGGTATGCTGGACGAAAACGGCATGCCGATTATCCCCACCAACGTCGATGACTGGCGTGCGGCTGCACAGACCTTCTATGATGCGACAGGCGTGCCCTTCTTCGAATTCCCGGCGGGTGGTACCGATATGTCCCGCGACTGGATGGCACTTGTCTATCAGCAAGGTGGCACCATTCAGGATGATGCTGGTAACCCGACTGTCAACACGCCAGAAGGCCTGGCTGCTCTGGAACTGATCCTGTCTGTTTATGATGGCGTGATGTCATCTGAAACCGGCGCGACTGATCGCGTTGAAGCATTCGCCAACAACCTGACCGGCAGCACGCGCGAAGGTACATGGCAGGTTAACAACATCGATGCACAGGCTGCTTCGCCAGATATTCCGCTGGAACGCTTCTATGTGACGTCCTTCCCGCAGTTCTTCGATCAACCGGCAACGTGGTCCAGCACCCACGCGATGATTGTCCCGCTCGGCCTGAACCCCGATCCGGAACGCATTGATCGCGTGATGAAGTTCCTGTCGTGGATGAACGAACATAACAGCGCATGGGCCTACACAGGTCACGTCCCGGTGAACAAGAGCTTCCTGGAATCCGCTGACTTCGAAGCGATCCCGCATCGCGGCGAATATGCGAACTTCAGCACAGAAGCTGTCCCGATGCCGCGCCTGAACTGGGTGACCGCCTTCGAAGACATCATGAACGAAGAAATCCAGTCTGCTGTACTGGGTGACAAATCCGCAGAACAAGCCCTTGCGGATGCACAGTCACGCTTCGATGACTTCGCGGCCTTCGGCCAGTAA
- a CDS encoding carbohydrate ABC transporter permease, with product MTTLNNTSSVPAVGDEKTFFQKYNKVLYMIALSLFALFWMLPIIWTLTTSFRPEISIQADLARFFPDPFTTENWEYVLRSSKIPRWLFNSAFVAVTHTALQLIVCSTAAYAFARIPFKGRGIVYPLVLAGLMVPGQATFIPVYLMFSNLGLLNTYTALILPGIASPFAIFLLTQFFKEIPIEFEEAAYIDGASRLTIFRKIILPLSLPALTTLAIFTFLGNWNDYLWPLVAATKDEVRTITIGLKLISSQWGYADSYGKVMAAAWVGAMPIVLFFFAFQRRILSGISFNSGIK from the coding sequence ATGACGACACTGAACAATACCTCGTCTGTCCCAGCAGTAGGCGACGAAAAGACATTTTTCCAGAAGTACAATAAAGTCCTGTACATGATTGCGCTCAGCCTGTTTGCATTGTTCTGGATGCTGCCAATCATCTGGACGCTGACCACGTCTTTCCGACCGGAAATTTCTATTCAAGCGGACCTCGCGCGCTTCTTCCCGGATCCGTTTACGACGGAAAACTGGGAATATGTCCTGCGCTCTAGCAAAATCCCCCGCTGGTTATTTAACAGTGCCTTTGTGGCCGTGACGCATACAGCACTCCAGCTTATCGTGTGCTCTACAGCGGCTTATGCGTTTGCTCGTATTCCTTTTAAGGGCCGGGGGATTGTCTACCCGCTGGTGCTCGCTGGCCTGATGGTGCCTGGGCAGGCGACGTTTATTCCGGTTTATCTGATGTTTTCAAACCTGGGGTTGCTCAACACCTATACGGCGCTGATCCTGCCCGGTATTGCGTCTCCATTTGCGATTTTCTTGCTGACGCAGTTCTTTAAGGAAATCCCGATTGAGTTTGAGGAAGCCGCTTATATTGATGGCGCGTCCCGGCTGACGATCTTCAGGAAGATCATCCTGCCGCTATCGCTGCCTGCGCTCACGACTTTGGCGATTTTCACCTTCTTGGGTAACTGGAATGACTATCTGTGGCCGCTGGTTGCTGCCACGAAGGATGAAGTCCGCACCATTACCATCGGCTTGAAGTTGATTTCTTCACAATGGGGCTATGCCGATAGCTACGGCAAAGTGATGGCCGCCGCCTGGGTCGGGGCTATGCCGATTGTCTTATTCTTCTTCGCTTTCCAGCGTCGCATTTTGAGCGGTATTTCGTTCAACAGCGGCATTAAATAA
- a CDS encoding carbohydrate ABC transporter permease, which translates to MENTTKLTDNIQTEEFFLQKKEWRDTFIGYAFVLPFLILFTIFTLYPILQGFWISLHDWELVGTNIQFVGLNNYNRLLNDKLFWSSLEHTIVFVILSGPVLVIIGLLFALMLNRKIRGMGIFRTLFYMPNILSVAVVGLIFARIFASDQRGLINAVLIPLGIEPIQWTLDSRLAMPVLAITTLWWTVGFNTLVFLAGLQGIDESLYDAAKVDGANNWQIFRRITLPSLRRSMTFVTVLQVIGSFQVFGQVDVITGGGPSGATRTIVYYIYERSFDYWQLGYGSAMAFVLFILLFVLSIVQLRLREEN; encoded by the coding sequence ATGGAAAATACTACAAAGCTTACTGATAATATTCAGACGGAAGAGTTTTTTCTCCAGAAAAAAGAGTGGCGAGATACCTTTATTGGTTATGCGTTTGTCCTACCCTTTTTGATTCTCTTCACGATTTTTACCCTGTATCCTATCTTGCAGGGCTTCTGGATTTCACTCCATGATTGGGAACTGGTCGGTACAAATATCCAGTTCGTTGGGTTGAACAATTACAATCGCTTGCTCAATGACAAATTGTTCTGGAGTTCGTTAGAGCACACGATTGTGTTCGTGATTCTCTCTGGCCCGGTACTTGTTATCATTGGCCTCCTCTTTGCCTTGATGCTGAATCGCAAGATTCGGGGCATGGGCATCTTCCGCACCTTGTTTTACATGCCGAATATCCTCTCGGTTGCCGTTGTCGGGCTTATTTTTGCCCGGATTTTCGCTTCAGATCAGCGAGGTTTGATCAATGCGGTCCTCATACCGCTGGGTATTGAGCCTATCCAATGGACGTTAGATTCCAGGTTAGCCATGCCTGTGCTGGCAATAACGACGTTGTGGTGGACGGTCGGGTTCAATACATTGGTTTTCCTGGCAGGGTTACAAGGCATAGATGAATCGCTCTATGATGCGGCAAAGGTCGATGGGGCGAACAACTGGCAAATCTTCCGCCGCATTACCTTACCGAGCCTGCGACGCTCGATGACATTCGTCACAGTGCTACAGGTCATTGGTTCGTTCCAGGTGTTTGGGCAAGTCGATGTGATTACCGGTGGTGGGCCTTCTGGCGCAACACGGACGATTGTGTACTACATCTACGAGCGCTCCTTTGATTATTGGCAGCTCGGTTATGGCTCCGCAATGGCATTTGTGCTGTTTATCCTGCTATTCGTCCTATCCATCGTCCAGTTGCGGCTACGGGAGGAAAACTAA
- a CDS encoding GntR family transcriptional regulator codes for MPIIDKDHDESLYHQLINHFRARILDGSLPAGSRLPTEVELTKEHDISRGTVRQAMTELVNEGLLERIKGRGTFVRSNIGQQTSSENQRAQKPASKRIGLLLSYLTSDLDVDILRGVEYAAKSRGYQISFAYTEENSEQQTRDIDLLLADGVAGLIIYPLSNIEYDEAIWSLHQENIPFVLVDRYFPKLDCDYVVSDNFNGSYRATEHLIILGHKRIGFGHSAFGNMVTTTVRDRYRGYRQALAEYGLPQDDKLVFERAALVKGAPNPFLKFLDNPQRPDAIVASNDNEAILMMEAAEQLGLRIPDDFALTGFDDMRLAAHTTPPLTTVAQPSYDVGLRAVDVLIRRIQGQKSGTYQIELPTNLVVRASCGAKTHVRGLLKEDTT; via the coding sequence GTGCCAATCATTGACAAAGATCATGATGAGTCCCTCTATCACCAATTGATCAACCATTTTCGGGCACGCATCCTCGATGGCAGTTTACCAGCGGGTTCTCGTCTCCCAACTGAAGTTGAACTGACAAAAGAGCATGACATCAGTCGCGGGACAGTCCGACAGGCCATGACTGAGTTGGTTAATGAAGGCTTGCTTGAGCGCATTAAAGGGCGCGGGACGTTTGTCCGTTCAAATATCGGGCAACAAACCTCATCCGAAAACCAGCGAGCACAAAAACCTGCTAGCAAACGAATCGGGTTACTCCTGAGTTACCTGACGAGCGATCTGGATGTGGATATTCTGCGTGGGGTGGAATACGCCGCCAAATCACGCGGCTATCAGATCAGCTTTGCCTATACAGAGGAAAATTCAGAGCAGCAGACGCGCGATATTGACCTGCTGCTGGCTGATGGGGTCGCAGGACTGATTATCTATCCACTCAGCAACATTGAGTATGATGAAGCGATCTGGAGCCTGCATCAAGAGAATATCCCTTTTGTGCTGGTAGATCGTTACTTCCCTAAGCTCGATTGTGACTATGTTGTCTCTGACAATTTTAACGGGAGCTACCGTGCAACGGAGCATCTGATTATTCTAGGGCACAAGCGTATTGGGTTTGGGCATTCAGCATTTGGCAACATGGTGACGACCACCGTACGCGATCGGTATCGGGGTTATCGGCAAGCCCTCGCGGAATATGGCCTGCCACAGGATGACAAGCTTGTCTTTGAGCGTGCGGCCCTGGTCAAAGGCGCTCCGAATCCCTTCCTCAAATTTCTGGATAATCCGCAGCGGCCAGATGCCATCGTGGCCTCCAATGATAACGAGGCCATCCTGATGATGGAGGCCGCTGAGCAGCTTGGGCTGCGTATCCCGGATGATTTTGCCTTGACGGGTTTCGATGACATGCGGCTTGCAGCGCACACCACCCCGCCGTTGACGACTGTCGCCCAACCCAGCTATGACGTTGGACTGAGAGCGGTTGATGTGCTGATCCGTCGCATTCAGGGTCAAAAAAGTGGGACTTATCAGATTGAGTTACCTACGAACCTCGTTGTTCGTGCTTCCTGCGGTGCGAAGACGCACGTTCGGGGATTATTGAAAGAAGATACGACCTGA
- a CDS encoding alpha-mannosidase: MLQSVLSQMEKQIYTPISELRATAWVTPEPVPFEERETGKEETIAIGQSWGALWDCAWFHFQGQVPESAQGQEIVLLIDLSGEGCVFDADGNPILGLTTQSSVFAFELGQPGKRVVPFLERAAGNEAVDLWVEAGNNDLFGNYQDNGVLKEAHIAICNRPLFDLYHDFYVLHDLMTCLPEDSARYHSILVALAAVAQHLADGMPEDIQPLRDLLAPELAKQGGTPSLQISAIGHAHIDLAWLWPLRETIRKGARTFSTVLDMMERYPDYVFGASQPQLYQWMKDHYPALYERIKVKIAEGRWEPQGAMWVEPDTNVPSGEALIRQIIYGKRFFQQEFDMDIRVLWLPDVFGYSGALPQILKRANIDYFMTQKLSWNVFNTFPHHTFVWQGIDGSEVLAHMPPEGTYNSAAEPHSLLDTEQKYLDKGVSDGCLVLYGIGDGGGGPGTSHLEALKRERNLDGLPPVTQEWSATFFERLAQKMDRYKTWTGELYLERHQGTYTTQARNKRYNRKMEFALRDLELWAALTGTSLPRQDVDAIWQEMLLYQFHDILPGSSITRVYEESVLRYEQMLGQVEQLTRDMLATFAQSLDTSSFNAPAWVSNSLSWERSEWLKVNEKWLHVTTPPMSYAVIEADAPSPVTSQPTATATQLENDHYIVQFDELGTLASIYDKTFEREVLSSTGNILAVYEDHGDAWDIPYTYRENTPARFTLTNSESVVDGPQAIMKQSWAFGESTLEQQIILTAGSRRIDFVTTVNWQEEHKMLRTSFPVTVRSNEAICDIQFGTISRPTHRNTSWDVARHEICAHKWLDLSQPDYGVALLNDCKYGYYVEPSLLDLNLLRSPTYPDPVADRASHEFTYALYPHTGDHIVGSVMQAAYDLNVPLQAQSITSHDGSAASDAAYLTVDSPNIIVETIKPAENDQGLIIRLYESSGSSVKASLNLNLSVVEAWLTDLTEATSDPLDVNDQAIKLTFTPFEIKTIRIVLD; this comes from the coding sequence ATGCTCCAATCTGTCCTGAGCCAGATGGAGAAACAAATTTACACACCCATTAGTGAACTGCGGGCCACAGCCTGGGTCACGCCCGAACCCGTCCCTTTTGAGGAGCGAGAAACCGGCAAGGAAGAGACGATTGCTATCGGGCAATCCTGGGGGGCATTGTGGGACTGCGCATGGTTTCACTTTCAAGGTCAGGTCCCTGAATCAGCCCAGGGCCAGGAGATTGTCCTGCTCATTGACCTGAGCGGCGAGGGCTGCGTCTTTGACGCGGATGGCAATCCCATCCTGGGGCTGACGACACAAAGCTCCGTGTTTGCCTTTGAACTCGGGCAACCGGGCAAGCGTGTCGTACCCTTCCTAGAGCGCGCTGCCGGCAATGAAGCGGTTGATTTATGGGTCGAGGCTGGTAATAACGACCTCTTCGGGAATTATCAGGACAACGGCGTTCTCAAAGAAGCCCACATCGCCATTTGTAATCGCCCTCTGTTCGATCTTTACCATGATTTTTATGTGCTGCATGATCTGATGACGTGCCTGCCAGAAGACAGCGCCCGCTATCACAGTATCCTCGTCGCCCTTGCCGCAGTGGCACAACATCTGGCAGATGGTATGCCAGAAGATATTCAACCGCTGCGCGATTTGCTCGCACCAGAGCTCGCCAAGCAAGGCGGTACGCCCTCCCTGCAAATTTCGGCTATTGGTCATGCTCATATTGATCTTGCATGGCTTTGGCCCCTGCGTGAGACGATCCGCAAAGGCGCGCGAACGTTCAGCACCGTGCTGGATATGATGGAGCGCTACCCAGATTACGTCTTCGGGGCCAGCCAACCCCAGCTCTATCAGTGGATGAAAGACCACTATCCGGCGTTGTATGAGCGTATCAAAGTTAAGATCGCTGAAGGACGCTGGGAGCCACAGGGCGCAATGTGGGTTGAACCAGATACCAATGTCCCCAGTGGCGAAGCGCTCATCCGCCAGATTATCTACGGCAAGCGTTTCTTCCAGCAAGAGTTCGATATGGATATACGCGTCCTCTGGCTGCCGGATGTCTTCGGCTACAGTGGCGCACTACCGCAAATCCTCAAGCGCGCCAATATCGATTACTTCATGACGCAAAAGTTATCCTGGAATGTCTTTAACACATTCCCGCATCATACATTCGTGTGGCAGGGCATAGATGGGAGCGAAGTCCTGGCCCATATGCCGCCAGAAGGCACCTATAACAGCGCGGCAGAGCCGCATTCCCTCCTCGATACAGAGCAGAAATATCTGGACAAAGGGGTTTCTGATGGGTGCCTGGTGCTGTATGGCATCGGTGATGGTGGCGGTGGTCCTGGGACCAGCCATCTTGAGGCGCTCAAACGAGAACGCAATCTGGATGGATTGCCCCCTGTGACACAGGAATGGTCCGCGACCTTCTTTGAGCGGCTTGCCCAGAAGATGGACCGCTATAAAACATGGACCGGGGAACTGTATCTTGAGCGGCATCAAGGCACCTATACGACACAAGCTCGTAACAAGCGCTACAATCGCAAGATGGAGTTCGCGCTCCGTGATCTGGAACTGTGGGCGGCACTAACGGGTACGTCCTTACCCAGGCAGGACGTTGATGCGATCTGGCAAGAAATGCTCCTCTACCAGTTCCATGACATCTTACCTGGCTCATCCATCACGCGCGTTTACGAGGAATCTGTACTTCGCTATGAGCAAATGTTGGGCCAAGTTGAACAGTTGACCCGCGATATGCTGGCGACCTTCGCGCAATCGTTGGATACCAGCAGCTTTAACGCACCTGCGTGGGTATCCAACTCGCTCAGTTGGGAGCGCTCAGAGTGGTTGAAGGTCAACGAAAAGTGGCTCCATGTCACCACCCCGCCGATGAGCTATGCCGTCATAGAAGCGGATGCGCCATCCCCTGTGACCTCACAACCCACAGCCACAGCCACCCAACTGGAAAATGATCATTACATCGTTCAATTTGATGAACTGGGCACGCTCGCTTCAATTTATGATAAGACCTTCGAGCGCGAAGTTCTCTCCAGCACGGGCAACATCCTGGCTGTGTATGAGGATCATGGGGATGCGTGGGATATTCCTTATACATACCGAGAAAACACACCAGCCCGCTTTACACTCACGAATAGTGAAAGCGTGGTCGATGGTCCACAGGCCATCATGAAGCAATCCTGGGCCTTTGGGGAATCGACGCTCGAACAGCAAATCATCCTCACGGCAGGCAGCCGCCGCATCGACTTCGTGACCACCGTCAACTGGCAGGAAGAACATAAAATGCTGCGGACGAGCTTCCCGGTCACGGTGCGCAGCAACGAAGCCATCTGTGATATCCAGTTCGGGACGATAAGCCGCCCAACACATCGGAATACAAGCTGGGATGTGGCCCGCCATGAAATCTGCGCGCACAAATGGCTAGATCTATCCCAGCCAGACTATGGTGTTGCGCTGCTCAATGACTGTAAATATGGCTATTATGTCGAGCCGAGCTTACTGGACCTGAACTTGCTCCGCAGCCCCACATACCCAGACCCCGTTGCAGATCGCGCATCACATGAATTTACGTATGCGTTGTATCCACATACCGGGGATCATATCGTTGGCAGCGTGATGCAAGCAGCTTATGACCTCAATGTCCCGCTGCAGGCACAATCCATCACATCACATGATGGCTCTGCAGCCAGTGACGCGGCTTATCTCACAGTAGATTCGCCCAATATTATCGTCGAGACCATCAAACCCGCTGAAAATGATCAGGGTCTCATCATCCGGCTGTACGAATCTTCCGGCAGCAGTGTGAAAGCCAGCCTGAACCTGAATCTCTCTGTGGTTGAGGCATGGCTTACAGATTTGACAGAGGCG